The genomic region CGGTAGCGAGCACCAATACCGATTTTTTTATGCTTACCGTGGGCAATCCCGCATTGTTGTATAAAACAGGGGATAATGGAGCGATGGAACTCGTTTATCGGGAAGACCATGAAAAGGTGTTTTACGACGCGATGAAATTTTGGAATGATAAAGAGGGGATTGCTATGGGAGATCCCATCGCTAATTGTATGTCCATTATAGTAACCAGGGACGGCGGGAAAACTTGGAATAAAATTTCATGCGATGCACTTCCCGGTATTGAAGAAGGAGAAGCGGCTTTTGCAGCTAGTAATACCAATATAGCCATTGTAGGCGAAAAAACTTGGATTGCCACCGGTGGAAGTAAAGCCAGAATTTATTTTTCTCCGGATAAAGCAAAAACTTGGAAGGTTTACAATACTCCAATAATACAAGGTAAACCGACACAAGGAATTTATTCCATTGATTTTTACGATGAGATGAACGGAATTATTATGGGAGGGGATTATACCAAGCCCGATAACAATCAAGCCAATAAAGCCGTTACTAAAGATGGTGGCAAAACATGGCAGTTAGTGGGAAAAGGACAAGAACCAGGTTACCGATCTTGTGTGCAATATCTGCCGGGTCGAGAGGCTAAAGAGCTCATGGTCGTAGGGTTTAAAGGGATCTCATTTTCTAACAATGGGGGAGAAACATGGAAGAAAATATCAGATGAACCTTTTTATACTATTCGTTTTTTAAACGATAGCGTTGCCTTTGCTGCCGGAAAAAATAGAATGGCTAGGCTTAATTTTAAATAGTTACCGGAATAACTTAAAGGAATATAGGTGAAACCTATTCCCGGTTGCGATGATATTCTTTCTTTAGTTTGTCCAGCAGTTTCCGGTTAAAATCATCTTCCAGTTTTTTAAGCAAGATTATTTTTTTTGCTGAAATAACGCCTTCAAGATCATTATTCAGTTTTTTATTAAGTTCGTAGGTGTTCTTATCGATCAGTTCAATTTCACTTAAAAGGGCTTTAGCCTCATCTTCAGTCATACTGTCCAGACCTCCGTCTTTCAACTTATGTTTAATTTTCTTATGTTCTTTGTATCGCTGTTCAAACATTTCATCGTCGTAGGCATTGTAGATAGGCCAGAATTTCTCGGCCTCCTTTGGGCTAAGCGCTAATTGATCAGTCAAAAAAGCAATTTTAAGCGATTTTATATGGTCTCTTTTGCTATCTTTTTGAGCAAGTAAAGGAACCGATAAAAGACTTAGCAGCAGTATTATAATAGTTTTTTTCATTTGTATTTAATTTTCAGTAGCATGTAACATCCAAATATTATTTCGGCTAGAGGACCTAATTCCTATTTTAAGATGTTTCATTATTGTTTATTTAAAAGCTTGGTTTGTTTTGGTTTATTCATTTTCAATATAGATGCCATTATATCTAGTCATATTTTCTTCTAAATATTTAAAAATATCATCATCGCTAACGGCGTCTGAAATTTCTATGTTCGACAAGGATACTTCGTTAAAAGTATCTGTAATATCGTAAGTGTTTAAATTGAGATAGCCTTCGTCGATGTAGGCGTCTATTTCTGCTGTTGCTATAGTGTCGAAGTTTTGGCTACTGGGCTTTTGTAAATTTTTGGCTATAAAAAAAACAACCATAAAAATAGCGGCAATCGAGGCTGCTTTGTAGAACCATGAAACTTTTATAATTTCTGTTTCTTTCTGAAGAGTGGTTTTGGCTAAAATGGATTTTTCCACTTCAGAAAAATAATCATCAGGAGTGGTAAACGCATTGCCTTTCGGAAGGTTTTCCTCTGATAATCGCACAGATAAGTCCTTTTCAAAATCCGAGAGATAGTTCTCTGGGGTTTTAAATCCGCTTTTGTTTGTATGTAAATGGTTTATATTCATTTTATTCTTTTAAAAAGGCTTCAATTTTTTTTACAGCATGGTGGTAAGACGCTTTAAGTCCGCCCACGGAAGTCTCCAATATTTCAGAAATCTCTTCATATTTAAGCTCCTGAAAATATTTCATATTAAAAATCAAACGTTGTTTTTCTGGTAAAGTTGCTATGGCCTGTTGCA from Galbibacter sp. BG1 harbors:
- a CDS encoding WD40/YVTN/BNR-like repeat-containing protein, which codes for MKKILILGLLLLVACGKEKFIPNNYSEVVVEEIYSDSVSIRALTLMQGSVGFAGSGNIFGIYNIPEAKVITQKMKQDSLALEFRAVASTNTDFFMLTVGNPALLYKTGDNGAMELVYREDHEKVFYDAMKFWNDKEGIAMGDPIANCMSIIVTRDGGKTWNKISCDALPGIEEGEAAFAASNTNIAIVGEKTWIATGGSKARIYFSPDKAKTWKVYNTPIIQGKPTQGIYSIDFYDEMNGIIMGGDYTKPDNNQANKAVTKDGGKTWQLVGKGQEPGYRSCVQYLPGREAKELMVVGFKGISFSNNGGETWKKISDEPFYTIRFLNDSVAFAAGKNRMARLNFK